The DNA region TTCTGGGAGCAGCAGCAGTCTACAACGTCGTTCTGCTCGGTATTCAGCTTCACTCCCGGCGGGCGGGTATCGTCGCTGGAGTACCATTGGCCGTCCTCCCGAGTCTCGTTCTCGTACACGCTTCCTTGCTGCGAGAGGCAGTCGTTCTCTTCGCGCTGACGTCAGTAGTTCGTCTATGGCTCGCACCGCCGCGACGACTCCGACAGACGGTACGCGTCGCGTTGGCTGTGGCGTTATTGCTGGTCGCGACCGCACTCCGAATCGAGAACGTCCCCTTCTACGCGCTCGTCGTCGGTGTCGGCATCGTCGCGACACTCCTCGAACGTGAGCGAGTTCCGTATCCGTCTCTCGCAGTACCGGCCGTCGGAATAGTGGGTGGTCTAGTCGCAGCGTCACAACTTCCGAGAGTGACCAGATACCTGACGGAGATCAGAGACGCTCGCGCACGCGGTCGAGCAGTGTACCTCGCCGACGCGCTCCCGGCGAACGGCCTCGAACTGATCGCGTTCTCGTGGGTCGCCGCGGCGTACTTCCTGTTCGCGCCGTTCCCGTGGATGGTCTCGACGCCAGCGGACCTCGTCGGGATGGCCGAGGGATTGGTGACGCTCGGGTTCGCCGTCGCGAGTATCTGGGGCGTGCGCTCTGCCGGGCGCGTCGCTCCTGCGGCGACTGTGACGCTTCTGGTCGGACTGCTCGTCGGAGCGACGCTCTACGGACTCGCGAACGCGAACTACGGGACGACGATACGCCAGCGACAGATGTTCACGTGGGTGCTGTATCTGTTCGGGGGAATCGGCGTGTGTGAGCACTTTCGGATACGGTGGTAAACCCGACGGAAGAGAACGAGATGACCATGCTCTTGCCGTGTTGGATACGTCCTCAAGAGTCGTGTACGATGCTCTCGTACATCCTCTCCACCTTCTCGGTTAGAACGTGGAAATTCCGCCGTTCACTCACGTAGTCGCGCCCCCGTTGACCCATCTGTCGTCGCTGTTCCGGTGAGGAGAGCAATTTCTCGATCGCCGCCGAAAACTGGCCCACGTCGTAGTCGACAGCCATTCCTGCATCAGACTCTTCGAGGACTGCGCGCTGGTCGGGAGTCGCCGACGCCACTACCGGCGTAGCCAAACTCATGTATTCGAGAGTCTTGATCGGTGCGTTCATTCGGAGAACGCTGTCTATCGGGAGCGGAGAGAGCCCGATATCCGCGGCAGCGACTGCGGCGTCAATCTCGTCTCTGTCTGTTATCCATCCGGTGAACGTGACGTTTGAAGAGACGCCCGCCTCCGAAGCGAGTCGTTTCAGCCGCTCACGCCGCTCCTTCGAGCGACCGCCGAGCATGAACAGTTCGACATCGTGCGATTGCTTTACCTCCCCGAGTACGTCGAAGAGGAACTCCAATCGACGTATCGGAGACATTGACCCCATATAGAGGAGGACGTGATCGCTTTCGACGCTGTACTTCGATTCGAACGAATCGCCGTTCGGAACTTCGTCACTCACTTCGGTTCCCGTGGGCAGCACTTCCATCGGCGTGTTGTACCCTCTACGAGAGAGGTACTCCGCCATCGCTTCGCTGATAGGGAGTAGGAGGTCGGCTTCGTCGGCGACGACTCGGCGAAGTCGCTTCCCGAGATGGCCTTTCACCCACGCCGCTCGGCTCTCGAATCCTTCACGATAGGCTTCGACGAGCGATTCCGCTTTGAGATGTGAAATCTGGTGCGCGAAGGCTACGTCGTGAGTGTTCGCGATGTGTGCCGCGGCGAGTCCCATCGGGAGGTCGTTTCGGACGTGAACGATCTCGAAGTCGGCGAACTCGATGTCGGTCGAGAACAGCGCGTTCTCGGTGATTCTCCCGGTTCGATAGCGGAGGTAGTTTCGGACCGGGTCGAACGCCGTCTTCGGGAGGACGTACACATCGGAGCCGTTCCACGTGTGGCGTTCGGTTCGCTTTTGGTCCGGGTCGTCCGGCCGCATCACCCAGGTCACGTCGTGACCGCGTTCGACGAAGTTCTCGGCGTAGACATTCGTCAGGAACTGGTGGTCGCAGGGGTAGGTCCAGTCGGCGAGTAATAATATCTTCATTTCATCTTCTTCCGTTACAGCGATTGGCTAAAAGTGGCACGTTCATCGCTGTGTCTCTCTTTTGTGACCCTACTGCCATCTTTGTGAAACTATTTCAGAATCGCTCTCCGTGAGAATTTTATATCTAATTGGATTGGCAAAGTATGTAGTGATCGAATCTAACTCCTGGTCAGTAGATGACTATCTGACATTCCTTCATTTTCGCTACTATCCTGCCGGTGGGAAGACAGATATTCCACCACAAATTCGGAGTGCTATCTCTAATCAAACTCTTGAATATTCAAAACCTGAACTACTAGAACGTGGTGAACAGTGCATACTACAGTCAATAAAGAACCATATTAAGAACGCTAGTGCAAATAATACGCATGTAGTCCCTCTTAGCGGTGGACTTGATTCTCGGACAATATTAGCGGCTCTAATCACGAGCAATAAGGTAGACCAACAAAATATCAAAACTGTGAGTTTTGGGTCCCCCAGAACATGGGACTTCGAGTTAGGACAACAAATTGCAAGGGCTGCAGGGGTGAAGAACATTGCAATAGACCTTACAAGTCCTGAGGTAGATTGGTCTATTGATAATTTACTCAACGTTGCGCAGTCATCCTCGAAACCAGTACCAATCTTAGAAGCGCGGGCAAACCGACTACCTGTCGAAAATTTCGAATCAAAAAACACCATCTTTTGGTCTGGATTCATGGGGGACCCTAGCGTGGGATCTCACCAGCCCTCAAATCCTCATAGAGATTGGGAGCTAGCCAAATCCGAGTTCATAGACAATAATTTGATTATAGGTGATTCACCACTACATAAGCCAGATTTCGTTGGTCAACTACCAAGTGAAGCATATTTTGATGAATCTCTTCTGACCTATGAAGAACAATTAGACTTTGCTATTAGACAGGAGAACTATATCCGACCAACAGTTGTACCTGATGAACAATATCTCACACCATTTGCCTGTGATGAGTGGCTCTCCTTCTGGCTAAACATTCCGAGAGACCAACGTAGAGGCCGTAAGTTGTTTAGACAGGTTGTTTATTCAGCATTTCCTGATCTATTTTCACTCCCGTCTAGCACAAATTACGGACTTCCAATCACGTCTTCAAGATTACAGGGTAATCTCAATGGTGTAAAGGAAATCGCCAAAAATTGGTTGTATAGTAAGATATATAAGAAAACTTATACGCATCCCAATACCAATTATTTAAATTTCGAATCAGCAATTCGAGGCCCTCACCAGTTACATAAAAGTGCCGAATATCTCCTAGAATCATTCGAAGAACGAGACATCTTGGAGATTAATCTTAGCTCAATATGGGACCAGCATCAGGCCGGTGAAGATCATACTGAGTTGATCCGTTCGGTCATGTCTCTTGAATCGCACCTATTGTCCAATTAGTGGCCCATATCGAACAGCCCTTTAATTAGGTGGGCCGCCATTGATTTCACGTCTTTTAATTTAAACTGCCGAATTGCTCTAAATAGAATGATTGCCCGCTCCTCTTTGCGATTTGTAACTACAGTCTTACCCATACTCGTGAAGTATATGCGATTTTTGTCCAGTCTATTTATTTCATGAATTGCGTCTGTCACGTCCCCTCCTTGACGAGCTCCATGACCATCCACTTCTTTGAGTCGGCCGTGGAAAATCTTCACTCTTCGACTCACACGGCCGTACGTTCTGAAAATACAATTGTACTCACGGGTTAGCGTGTGTATACCTACATTTGACTTGTAGAGAGAGCGTCTAAACGAGGCTTGATCTGGGGGGTGATCCATGACATAATCACAATCATGTCTATACCCTTCTCTCCAATCTGAAAATAAATTGGATACATCATCATTAGCTTTGAATGCGATTACCCCAGTATTGTATTCTGGCACACCTTCGGGTAGTGTGTTTATCGGATGGTTTTTGGGAATATTTACCTCACCAAAGTTGTATTCAGTAAGATTATGTGATGCAGCCACATCCCACTCGTTTAGAATCTCAAATAATTCTTCAACCCCGTCTTCAAGATAGATATCTGTATCAAAATATATTGTCTTTTTAAACGGGGTTTTGTGTATATTTTGGACTTTAACGCCAAAGTCACCCGAATTAGTCTGTGAATTGAGTGTGATATCAAAAATACTTGGAGGAGAATCAACCCATCTTTCGCTGGTAATGAGTGCAATCGGAATATCTCCCATAGTATCTCTAACGGTCTGGGCAGATTTCACCGCTTCCCTAAGAAAATTTTCTTCGGTTGCAATATATAAAATGCCTCTCTCCGGAGAAGACGCAGAAACATTCTCGAACATACAAAATTGACCTGTTTAGCATTAGAAAAATCTTCCCATCAGATACTGGTTCGCCCAATTTCAACTTTCCTGTCAATTGTGAGTGCCTCTATGCAGACTGTACGTTATACAGCTTTCCGTATACTCCATCGTTTGAGAGAAGTTCTGCATGTGTTCCAGATTCTACTACTCGCCCCTTCTCCATCGTGTAAATCCGATCAGCGTTCGTCACCGTCGACAACCGGTGCGCGATGACCAGCATCGCGTAGTCGCGCTCCATCGCCTCGATACCCTCGTGCACTTGCTTCTCCAGGGACGTGTCGAGGTCGCTCGTCGCCTCGTCGAGCACCAGCAGGTCGGCGTCCTTCAACAGCGCTCGCGCGATGGCGACGCGCTGGCGCTGTCCGCCTGAGAGCATCACGCCCTGGTCGCCGAGCACCGTCTCGTAGCCGTTCGGCAGGTCGTCGAGGAACTCGGTGATCTGGGCGATTTCGCAGGCCGTTTCGAGTTCGTCCTGCGAGACGTCTCGATTGCCGATGGTGACGTTCCGTTTGAGCGTGTCGTTGAAGATGTGGGGGTCCTGTCTGACCACGGAGACGCGCGAACGCCACTCGTCGATGTCGACCTCCGTATGTGGCGTGCCGTCGGCCGAAATCGACCCCTCGTCTGGGGTGTACATCCGCGCGAGCAGCGAGACGATAGTCGACTTTCCGGCCCCCGAGGGGCCGACGAACGCGACGAACTCTCCCCGGTCGACGGCGAACTCGACGCCGCGAAGCACGGGTTCATTCTCCTCGTCGTAGCTGAACCAGACGTCGTCGAACGCGAC from Haloprofundus halobius includes:
- a CDS encoding glycosyltransferase family 4 protein, with product MKILLLADWTYPCDHQFLTNVYAENFVERGHDVTWVMRPDDPDQKRTERHTWNGSDVYVLPKTAFDPVRNYLRYRTGRITENALFSTDIEFADFEIVHVRNDLPMGLAAAHIANTHDVAFAHQISHLKAESLVEAYREGFESRAAWVKGHLGKRLRRVVADEADLLLPISEAMAEYLSRRGYNTPMEVLPTGTEVSDEVPNGDSFESKYSVESDHVLLYMGSMSPIRRLEFLFDVLGEVKQSHDVELFMLGGRSKERRERLKRLASEAGVSSNVTFTGWITDRDEIDAAVAAADIGLSPLPIDSVLRMNAPIKTLEYMSLATPVVASATPDQRAVLEESDAGMAVDYDVGQFSAAIEKLLSSPEQRRQMGQRGRDYVSERRNFHVLTEKVERMYESIVHDS
- a CDS encoding asparagine synthase-related protein, producing MIESNSWSVDDYLTFLHFRYYPAGGKTDIPPQIRSAISNQTLEYSKPELLERGEQCILQSIKNHIKNASANNTHVVPLSGGLDSRTILAALITSNKVDQQNIKTVSFGSPRTWDFELGQQIARAAGVKNIAIDLTSPEVDWSIDNLLNVAQSSSKPVPILEARANRLPVENFESKNTIFWSGFMGDPSVGSHQPSNPHRDWELAKSEFIDNNLIIGDSPLHKPDFVGQLPSEAYFDESLLTYEEQLDFAIRQENYIRPTVVPDEQYLTPFACDEWLSFWLNIPRDQRRGRKLFRQVVYSAFPDLFSLPSSTNYGLPITSSRLQGNLNGVKEIAKNWLYSKIYKKTYTHPNTNYLNFESAIRGPHQLHKSAEYLLESFEERDILEINLSSIWDQHQAGEDHTELIRSVMSLESHLLSN